In Syngnathus scovelli strain Florida chromosome 10, RoL_Ssco_1.2, whole genome shotgun sequence, the following are encoded in one genomic region:
- the LOC125973265 gene encoding choline transporter-like protein 5 isoform X2, translated as MAKDSMREPCTFDPKFRGPIHDRELTDVVFCLILVIVIFAYIILGLVAWVNGDLKKVTFPTDSYGTLCGEGSNKNKTKLFYIDILSCLSLDLQCPTTQLCVSECPHQFMLLLTAVKKDDEWNYYKKFCKPGVTKSTPVPRLLANEDCPSVLLPSSAFLNRCFPIVTNQSESLEAGDKKISAADLKNASSIAMRAKDISAKVFEDLAASWEWILTGMAISMVISLIFLLLLRFIAGVLLWLIVGAIVGAIGYGIGHCYWQYTNLLGKEGADITISQIGFQADFQVYLELSQTWFIFMIVLSVIEGVVLLILIFLRERLLISIALLKEASNAVAHIMTTLFYPIFTFWLLCLCIGYGVVVAMCLSTSGVAVYKIKPKNSHCRLGDNTTCDPKNFSQINLPENCSNSQCFFDSYGGEGFYHSYIMLFQVFNLFTFLWLVNFVMALSQCTLAGAFATYYWAMTKPRDIPAWPLAASFNRTLQYHIGSLAFGALILSLVQMVRIILEYLDKKLKHGQTRCARFMMSCLKYCFWCLERFIKFLNKNAYIMIAIHGKNFCTSSKNAFFLLMRNVIRVAVLDKVTDFLLFLGKLLIAGTVGALAFFFFTRKIPFLKGQAPTLNYYWVPLVAVILLSYLVAHGFFSVYSMCVDTLFLCFCEDLERNDGSLAKPYFMSPELCKILGKSNEVVQNDRPSE; from the exons ATGGCAAAGGATTCGATGC gTGAGCCATGCACTTTCGACCCAAAGTTCCGAGGGCCAATTCATGACAG AGAGCTCACTGATGTGGTCTTCTGTTTAATTTTAGTCATCGTCATCTTTGCTTACATCATCCTGGGCCTTGTGG cCTGGGTCAACGGCGATCTCAAGAAAGTCACCTTTCCAACCGACAGCTACGGGACGCTCTGCGGCGAGGGGAGCAATAA AAACAAAACCAAATTGTTCTACATTGACATTCTCAGTTGTCTGAGCCTTGACCTTCAGTGCCCCACCACCCAG CTCTGTGTCTCCGAATGCCCTCATCAATTTATGTTACTTCTGACTGCCGTGAAAAAAGACGACGAATGGAATTATTATAAGAAATTCTGCAAACCGGGAGTAACGAAGAGCACG CCGGTTCCTCGGCTCTTAGCCAATGAAGACTGCCCATCCGTGCTCTTGCCGAGCTCAGCCT TTCTTAATCGGTGCTTCCCTATTGTCACAAACCAATCGGAGTCATTGGAAGCCGGCGATAAAAAGATTAGCGCCGCCGACTTGAAAAACGCTAGCAG CATTGCCATGCGTGCTAAAGATATTAGCGCGAAGGTCTTTGAGGATTTAGCCGCTTCCTGGGAATGGATCCTGAC TGGCATGGCAATCTCGATGGTGATCAGCttgatcttcctcctcctcttgcgcTTCATCGCCGGCGTGCTGCTGTGGCTCATAGTTGGTGCCATCGTCGGCGCCATCGGTTATG GTATCGGCCACTGCTATTGGCAGTACACGAATCTTCTCGGGAAGGAAGGCGCCGACATCACCATCTCCCAGATCGGCTTCCAAGCAGACTTTCAAGTCTATCTGGAGCTCAGTCAGACGTGGTTCATTTTCA tgattgtgCTATCTGTGATCGAGGGCGTCGTTCTACTTATCCTGATTTTCCTGAGGGAGCGACTGCTCATCTCCATCGCGCTGCTGAAGGAAGCGAGCAA tgccgTCGCACACATCATGACTACTCTCTTCTATCCCATCTTCACTTTCTGGCTGTTATGCCTCTGCATCGGTTATGGAGTGGTGGTGGCAAT GTGTTTATCAACGTCCGGAGTTGCCGTCTACAAAATTAAACCTAAAAATAGCCACTGCCGCTTAGGTGACAACACTACATGCGATCCAAAG AATTTCAGTCAGATCAACCTTCCTGAGAATTGTAGCAACTCGCAATGTTTTTTCGACTCCTACGGCGGCGAGGGCTTCTACCACAGCTACATCATGCTCTTCCAAGTTTTCAACTTGTTCACCTTCCTGTGGCTAGTTAACTTTGTCATGGCGCTCAGCCAGTGCACTCTAGCTGGAGCCTTTGCTACCTACTACTGGGCCATGACGAAGCCCAGAGACATCCCAGCCTGGCCGCTCGCTGCGTCTTTTAATCGAACCTTACA ATACCACATCGGCTCACTGGCCTTTGGTGCACTCATCCTCTCTCTGGTGCAAATGGTCCGCATCATTCTGGAATACCTGGATAAAAAACTCAAGC ATGGCCAGACTAGGTGTGCTCGCTTCATGATGTCCTGCCTCAAATATTGTTTCTGGTGCCTGGAACGTTTCATCAAGTTCCTCAACAAAAATGCATACATCATG ATAGCAATACATGGAAAAAACTTCTGCACCTCCTCCAAGAATGCTTTCTTCCTCCTGATGAGAAACGTTATTCG GGTGGCCGTCCTGGACAAGGTAACGGACTTCTTGTTATTCCTGGGAAAACTTCTAATTGCGGGAACTGTCG GCGCGCttgcctttttcttcttcacccGTAAAATCCCCTTCCTTAAAGGGCAGGCGCCGACCTTAAACTACTACTGGGTCCCTCTAGTG GCGGTGATTTTGTTATCCTATTTAGTTGCACATGGCTTTTTTAGCGTCTACTCCATGTGCGTGGACACATTGTTCCTGTGCTTTT GCGAAGACCTGGAGAGGAATGACGGTTCCTTAGCTAAGCCCTACTTCATGTctccagagctgtgcaagatccTGGGCAAAAGTAACGAGGTCGTGCAAAACGATAGGCCATCCGAATGA
- the LOC125973265 gene encoding choline transporter-like protein 5 isoform X1, with translation MARKTVVPSVYYGEPCTFDPKFRGPIHDRELTDVVFCLILVIVIFAYIILGLVAWVNGDLKKVTFPTDSYGTLCGEGSNKNKTKLFYIDILSCLSLDLQCPTTQLCVSECPHQFMLLLTAVKKDDEWNYYKKFCKPGVTKSTPVPRLLANEDCPSVLLPSSAFLNRCFPIVTNQSESLEAGDKKISAADLKNASSIAMRAKDISAKVFEDLAASWEWILTGMAISMVISLIFLLLLRFIAGVLLWLIVGAIVGAIGYGIGHCYWQYTNLLGKEGADITISQIGFQADFQVYLELSQTWFIFMIVLSVIEGVVLLILIFLRERLLISIALLKEASNAVAHIMTTLFYPIFTFWLLCLCIGYGVVVAMCLSTSGVAVYKIKPKNSHCRLGDNTTCDPKNFSQINLPENCSNSQCFFDSYGGEGFYHSYIMLFQVFNLFTFLWLVNFVMALSQCTLAGAFATYYWAMTKPRDIPAWPLAASFNRTLQYHIGSLAFGALILSLVQMVRIILEYLDKKLKHGQTRCARFMMSCLKYCFWCLERFIKFLNKNAYIMIAIHGKNFCTSSKNAFFLLMRNVIRVAVLDKVTDFLLFLGKLLIAGTVGALAFFFFTRKIPFLKGQAPTLNYYWVPLVAVILLSYLVAHGFFSVYSMCVDTLFLCFCEDLERNDGSLAKPYFMSPELCKILGKSNEVVQNDRPSE, from the exons ATGGCTCGGAAGACGGTCGTTCCATCCGTGTATTATG gTGAGCCATGCACTTTCGACCCAAAGTTCCGAGGGCCAATTCATGACAG AGAGCTCACTGATGTGGTCTTCTGTTTAATTTTAGTCATCGTCATCTTTGCTTACATCATCCTGGGCCTTGTGG cCTGGGTCAACGGCGATCTCAAGAAAGTCACCTTTCCAACCGACAGCTACGGGACGCTCTGCGGCGAGGGGAGCAATAA AAACAAAACCAAATTGTTCTACATTGACATTCTCAGTTGTCTGAGCCTTGACCTTCAGTGCCCCACCACCCAG CTCTGTGTCTCCGAATGCCCTCATCAATTTATGTTACTTCTGACTGCCGTGAAAAAAGACGACGAATGGAATTATTATAAGAAATTCTGCAAACCGGGAGTAACGAAGAGCACG CCGGTTCCTCGGCTCTTAGCCAATGAAGACTGCCCATCCGTGCTCTTGCCGAGCTCAGCCT TTCTTAATCGGTGCTTCCCTATTGTCACAAACCAATCGGAGTCATTGGAAGCCGGCGATAAAAAGATTAGCGCCGCCGACTTGAAAAACGCTAGCAG CATTGCCATGCGTGCTAAAGATATTAGCGCGAAGGTCTTTGAGGATTTAGCCGCTTCCTGGGAATGGATCCTGAC TGGCATGGCAATCTCGATGGTGATCAGCttgatcttcctcctcctcttgcgcTTCATCGCCGGCGTGCTGCTGTGGCTCATAGTTGGTGCCATCGTCGGCGCCATCGGTTATG GTATCGGCCACTGCTATTGGCAGTACACGAATCTTCTCGGGAAGGAAGGCGCCGACATCACCATCTCCCAGATCGGCTTCCAAGCAGACTTTCAAGTCTATCTGGAGCTCAGTCAGACGTGGTTCATTTTCA tgattgtgCTATCTGTGATCGAGGGCGTCGTTCTACTTATCCTGATTTTCCTGAGGGAGCGACTGCTCATCTCCATCGCGCTGCTGAAGGAAGCGAGCAA tgccgTCGCACACATCATGACTACTCTCTTCTATCCCATCTTCACTTTCTGGCTGTTATGCCTCTGCATCGGTTATGGAGTGGTGGTGGCAAT GTGTTTATCAACGTCCGGAGTTGCCGTCTACAAAATTAAACCTAAAAATAGCCACTGCCGCTTAGGTGACAACACTACATGCGATCCAAAG AATTTCAGTCAGATCAACCTTCCTGAGAATTGTAGCAACTCGCAATGTTTTTTCGACTCCTACGGCGGCGAGGGCTTCTACCACAGCTACATCATGCTCTTCCAAGTTTTCAACTTGTTCACCTTCCTGTGGCTAGTTAACTTTGTCATGGCGCTCAGCCAGTGCACTCTAGCTGGAGCCTTTGCTACCTACTACTGGGCCATGACGAAGCCCAGAGACATCCCAGCCTGGCCGCTCGCTGCGTCTTTTAATCGAACCTTACA ATACCACATCGGCTCACTGGCCTTTGGTGCACTCATCCTCTCTCTGGTGCAAATGGTCCGCATCATTCTGGAATACCTGGATAAAAAACTCAAGC ATGGCCAGACTAGGTGTGCTCGCTTCATGATGTCCTGCCTCAAATATTGTTTCTGGTGCCTGGAACGTTTCATCAAGTTCCTCAACAAAAATGCATACATCATG ATAGCAATACATGGAAAAAACTTCTGCACCTCCTCCAAGAATGCTTTCTTCCTCCTGATGAGAAACGTTATTCG GGTGGCCGTCCTGGACAAGGTAACGGACTTCTTGTTATTCCTGGGAAAACTTCTAATTGCGGGAACTGTCG GCGCGCttgcctttttcttcttcacccGTAAAATCCCCTTCCTTAAAGGGCAGGCGCCGACCTTAAACTACTACTGGGTCCCTCTAGTG GCGGTGATTTTGTTATCCTATTTAGTTGCACATGGCTTTTTTAGCGTCTACTCCATGTGCGTGGACACATTGTTCCTGTGCTTTT GCGAAGACCTGGAGAGGAATGACGGTTCCTTAGCTAAGCCCTACTTCATGTctccagagctgtgcaagatccTGGGCAAAAGTAACGAGGTCGTGCAAAACGATAGGCCATCCGAATGA
- the LOC125973292 gene encoding alpha-N-acetylgalactosaminide alpha-2,6-sialyltransferase 5 isoform X1 — protein sequence MALFKRDRCCAVVALDPGTAYDEWKGVGSIIVVTMVTSLMVAYNRRSSGDRSSSPQSLASSSQHKEGAMSAMRKRPRMVSTLGGYTGVMDRKTLKMHCGTCALITSSGHLTGGERGPEIDRADCVIRMNDAPSVGYERDVSRRTTLRVVAHSSLQRVLRKQRELLNATQGTVFVFWGPSNCMKRDGRGHVFNHLKILNQQLPSLKLYIISRLQMMAFDELFKNETGIDRKSSNTWLSTGWFTMAMALELCDRINVYGMVPPDHCRSPSSPSVPYHYYEPSGPAECTMYLSHERSRRGSHHRFITEKMVFANWAQSLDIHFYQPDWKPVKVSSAIQTGS from the exons ATGGCACTCTTCAAACGGGACCGATGCTGCGCCGTCGTCGCTTTGGACCCGGGGACCGCATATGATGAG TGGAAAGGAGTTGGTAGCATTATTGTTGTTACCATGGTTACCAGTTTGATGGTGGCGTACAACAGGAGATCTAGTGGTGACAGATCATCCTCACCACAATCATTAGCATCCTCCTCCCAACACAAAGAAGGTGCTATGTCTGCCATGAGAAAGAGACCAAGGATGGTATCAACGCTAGGTGGCTACACAGGTGTTATGGACCGCAAG ACTCTCAAGATGCATTGTGGGACGTGCGCCCTCATCACCAGCTCAGGTCACCTCACCGGCGGAGAGAGGGGCCCTGAAATCGACCGTGCCGACTGCGTCATCCGTATGAACGACGCCCCCAGCGTGGGCTACGAGCGGGACGTGAGCCGGCGTACCACTCTCCGTGTGGTGGCGCATTCCAGCCTGCAGCGGGTGCTACGCAAGCAACGGGAGCTGCTCAACGCCACCCAAGGCACGGTGTTCGTCTTCTGGGGACCGAGCAACTGCATGAAACGCGACGGCAGAGGCCACGTGTTCAACCATCTGAAGATATTGAACCAGCAGCTACCCAGTCTCAAACTTTATATCATTTCTCGACTTCAAATGATGGCATTTGATGAACTTTTCAAAAATGAAACCGGCATTGACAG GAAAAGTTCCAACACCTGGCTGAGTACTGGTTGGTTCACGATGGCCATGGCCTTGGAGCTATGTGACAGGATCAACGTTTATGGCATGGTGCCACCTGACCACTGCAG ATCCCCCTCCAGTCCATCAGTGCCATATCACTACTACGAGCCGTCCGGCCCCGCCGAGTGCACCATGTacctgtctcatgagagaagccgACGAGGGAGTCACCACCGCTTCATCACAGAGAAGATGGTCTTTGCCAACTGGGCTCAGAGCCTCGACATCCATTTCTACCAGCCGGACTGGAAGCCAGTAAAAGTCTCCAGTGCCATTCAGACTGGATCTTGA
- the LOC125973292 gene encoding alpha-N-acetylgalactosaminide alpha-2,6-sialyltransferase 5 isoform X3 has product MRIRLWKGVGSIIVVTMVTSLMVAYNRRSSGDRSSSPQSLASSSQHKEGAMSAMRKRPRMVSTLGGYTGVMDRKTLKMHCGTCALITSSGHLTGGERGPEIDRADCVIRMNDAPSVGYERDVSRRTTLRVVAHSSLQRVLRKQRELLNATQGTVFVFWGPSNCMKRDGRGHVFNHLKILNQQLPSLKLYIISRLQMMAFDELFKNETGIDRKSSNTWLSTGWFTMAMALELCDRINVYGMVPPDHCRSPSSPSVPYHYYEPSGPAECTMYLSHERSRRGSHHRFITEKMVFANWAQSLDIHFYQPDWKPVKVSSAIQTGS; this is encoded by the exons ATGAGGATACGCTTG TGGAAAGGAGTTGGTAGCATTATTGTTGTTACCATGGTTACCAGTTTGATGGTGGCGTACAACAGGAGATCTAGTGGTGACAGATCATCCTCACCACAATCATTAGCATCCTCCTCCCAACACAAAGAAGGTGCTATGTCTGCCATGAGAAAGAGACCAAGGATGGTATCAACGCTAGGTGGCTACACAGGTGTTATGGACCGCAAG ACTCTCAAGATGCATTGTGGGACGTGCGCCCTCATCACCAGCTCAGGTCACCTCACCGGCGGAGAGAGGGGCCCTGAAATCGACCGTGCCGACTGCGTCATCCGTATGAACGACGCCCCCAGCGTGGGCTACGAGCGGGACGTGAGCCGGCGTACCACTCTCCGTGTGGTGGCGCATTCCAGCCTGCAGCGGGTGCTACGCAAGCAACGGGAGCTGCTCAACGCCACCCAAGGCACGGTGTTCGTCTTCTGGGGACCGAGCAACTGCATGAAACGCGACGGCAGAGGCCACGTGTTCAACCATCTGAAGATATTGAACCAGCAGCTACCCAGTCTCAAACTTTATATCATTTCTCGACTTCAAATGATGGCATTTGATGAACTTTTCAAAAATGAAACCGGCATTGACAG GAAAAGTTCCAACACCTGGCTGAGTACTGGTTGGTTCACGATGGCCATGGCCTTGGAGCTATGTGACAGGATCAACGTTTATGGCATGGTGCCACCTGACCACTGCAG ATCCCCCTCCAGTCCATCAGTGCCATATCACTACTACGAGCCGTCCGGCCCCGCCGAGTGCACCATGTacctgtctcatgagagaagccgACGAGGGAGTCACCACCGCTTCATCACAGAGAAGATGGTCTTTGCCAACTGGGCTCAGAGCCTCGACATCCATTTCTACCAGCCGGACTGGAAGCCAGTAAAAGTCTCCAGTGCCATTCAGACTGGATCTTGA
- the LOC125973292 gene encoding alpha-N-acetylgalactosaminide alpha-2,6-sialyltransferase 5 isoform X2: MKQHGVHQCNAVLLWKGVGSIIVVTMVTSLMVAYNRRSSGDRSSSPQSLASSSQHKEGAMSAMRKRPRMVSTLGGYTGVMDRKTLKMHCGTCALITSSGHLTGGERGPEIDRADCVIRMNDAPSVGYERDVSRRTTLRVVAHSSLQRVLRKQRELLNATQGTVFVFWGPSNCMKRDGRGHVFNHLKILNQQLPSLKLYIISRLQMMAFDELFKNETGIDRKSSNTWLSTGWFTMAMALELCDRINVYGMVPPDHCRSPSSPSVPYHYYEPSGPAECTMYLSHERSRRGSHHRFITEKMVFANWAQSLDIHFYQPDWKPVKVSSAIQTGS, encoded by the exons ATGAAGCAGCATGGGGTCCATCAATGCAATGCAGTCTTACtg TGGAAAGGAGTTGGTAGCATTATTGTTGTTACCATGGTTACCAGTTTGATGGTGGCGTACAACAGGAGATCTAGTGGTGACAGATCATCCTCACCACAATCATTAGCATCCTCCTCCCAACACAAAGAAGGTGCTATGTCTGCCATGAGAAAGAGACCAAGGATGGTATCAACGCTAGGTGGCTACACAGGTGTTATGGACCGCAAG ACTCTCAAGATGCATTGTGGGACGTGCGCCCTCATCACCAGCTCAGGTCACCTCACCGGCGGAGAGAGGGGCCCTGAAATCGACCGTGCCGACTGCGTCATCCGTATGAACGACGCCCCCAGCGTGGGCTACGAGCGGGACGTGAGCCGGCGTACCACTCTCCGTGTGGTGGCGCATTCCAGCCTGCAGCGGGTGCTACGCAAGCAACGGGAGCTGCTCAACGCCACCCAAGGCACGGTGTTCGTCTTCTGGGGACCGAGCAACTGCATGAAACGCGACGGCAGAGGCCACGTGTTCAACCATCTGAAGATATTGAACCAGCAGCTACCCAGTCTCAAACTTTATATCATTTCTCGACTTCAAATGATGGCATTTGATGAACTTTTCAAAAATGAAACCGGCATTGACAG GAAAAGTTCCAACACCTGGCTGAGTACTGGTTGGTTCACGATGGCCATGGCCTTGGAGCTATGTGACAGGATCAACGTTTATGGCATGGTGCCACCTGACCACTGCAG ATCCCCCTCCAGTCCATCAGTGCCATATCACTACTACGAGCCGTCCGGCCCCGCCGAGTGCACCATGTacctgtctcatgagagaagccgACGAGGGAGTCACCACCGCTTCATCACAGAGAAGATGGTCTTTGCCAACTGGGCTCAGAGCCTCGACATCCATTTCTACCAGCCGGACTGGAAGCCAGTAAAAGTCTCCAGTGCCATTCAGACTGGATCTTGA
- the ptgfr gene encoding prostaglandin F2-alpha receptor encodes MSADENADLSWKEAPPTNITSIAESRSVTTSVISMSVGILSNSLALFILLKSPKRLPQKSRAPFSVFATSLVATDLLGHLVNGSVVIYVYSLRKQWETFDPHGRVCNLFGATLVFFGLSPLFLGSAMAIERCIGITKPFYHSTGLAFRHMNKLLSVIWLLAALVAALPVALRRSYRVQSSRSWCFYNLDEPSDWLDVFLPLLFSLLGLLALLFSIVCNTVTSCSLLLSTMHRKHHSRGTSYHVEMICQLMAIMLVSCVCWGPLLTRIIFLTSKDDYDPASDKLLFVLRIATWNQILDPWVYILLRKAVLKKFFLMLQRCCRSKSQEPVCWRHSFLQSSSHSKLDPPASLFDGLFVQNTNISLTEDSKTEVFHMVLSVWKKS; translated from the exons ATGTCGGCCGATGAGAACGCTGATCTGAGTTGGAAAGAGGCCCCGCCCACAAACATCACCAGCATTGCCGAGAGTCGTTCGGTGACCACTTCAGTCATCTCCATGAGCGTCGGCATTCTGTCCAACAGCCTTGCCCTCTTCATCTTGCTCAAATCTCCCAAACGCTTGCCGCAGAAGAGCAGGGCGCCCTTCTCGGTCTTCGCCACCTCCCTGGTGGCCACCGACCTGCTGGGCCACCTGGTCAACGGCTCGGTGGTGATTTACGTCTACAGCTTGCGCAAGCAATGGGAGACCTTTGACCCCCACGGCAGAGTGTGCAACCTCTTCGGCGCCACCTTGGTCTTCTTCGGACTGAGCCCGCTGTTCCTGGGGAGCGCCATGGCCATCGAGCGCTGCATCGGGATCACCAAGCCCTTTTACCACTCCACCGGATTGGCCTTCCGCCACATGAACAAGCTGCTGTCCGTCATCTGGCTCCTGGCCGCTCTGGTGGCTGCCCTCCCTGTGGCGCTGAGGAGGTCCTACAGGGTGCAGAGCTCCAGGAGCTGGTGCTTTTACAATTTGGACGAGCCCAGCGACTGGTTGGATGTGTTCCTGCCTTTGCTCTTTTCCCTGCTAGGCTTGCTGGCTCTGCTCTTCTCTATCGTTTGCAACACGGTGACCAGCTGCTCCCTGCTGTTGTCCACCATGCACCGTAAGCATCACAGCAGAGGAACGTCTTACCACGTTGAAATGATCTGCCAGCTCATGGCCATCATGCTGGTTTCCTGTGTATGCTGGGGACCTTTACTG ACCCGCATCATCTTCCTTACCTCCAAAGACGATTATGACCCAGCATCCGACAAACTGCTTTTTGTGCTGCGCATAGCCACATGGAACCAGATCCTTGACCCCTGGGTCTACATCCTCCTGAGGAAGGCCGTGCTGAAGAAATTCTTTCTTATGTTACAACGCTGCTGCAGGTCCAAGTCCCAGGAGCCGGTGTGCTGGCGGCACAGCTTTCTGCAAAGCTCCAGCCACTCCAAGTTGGACCCACCGGCGAGCCTCTTCGACGGCTTGTTCGTACAAAACACGAACATCAGTCTGACTGAGGACTCCAAGACCGAAGTGTTTCACATGGTGCTATCCGTGTGGAAGAAAAGCTGA